From Erigeron canadensis isolate Cc75 chromosome 5, C_canadensis_v1, whole genome shotgun sequence:
TTAGTAAAGATTCATCATAAAGATGAAAACTTTTCTGAAGATACTAATTTATTAAGAGATTAAACCCATCAAATTTATCAGCAAGAAACATAAATTTCCGGAAGAAATTGAAAATATTCGACTATAGTAACTTACAAAAGGTAGCTAAAAATGGAACAAGATGGGTAAAAGCGTTGAACAGGTCAAAAGTTGCcccaataatatttttaatgtataaaactCCAAAACAAATTCTAATACAATAACTTTTGCAGTTATAACTGACACGGCTATTTAATAAAAAGGTATTTAAGTTCGAACAAAGAGTggttgacaaaaaaaaaaaagacccccccccccccccccaaactCACACAAAAAGTGCCTCCCCTAAAAGTTGATATACAAACAGGAAACTATTTTGAAGAAACTGAAAAAAGATTCATACACGTCAGCAAATTTAGAGCTTCCTTCATTTCTTAGCCTCAAAAGCCTCTTCCACCCAGGAGGTGGCTTTGCAATGTCCGGTTTATCAATAGCCCATATCCGGGATCCATCCTGCTCGATGTCAGTTGGGTCATCACATGAAACATCACGATTCCATTCACGGGTAGTTTCACATAAAAATGGCTGGTTTGTAATGTGCTCCCGAATCACCTCATATTTCTCTTGATCTGGAATTAATCTCCATTTCAAACAATTTGCACATTGAACAGTAAAAGCGCCTACTTCAGGCGGTTTTCTAGATGGACCTTTTAGTTTGTTTGCCACACGATTCTGTAATGATTTATGTGGCTGTGAACCGTTCTGAGATGGATCATAAAGAACCATCTGTTTTTGGGAATCATTACACAGTGGGGTgtctttttcttcatcttctgagcTTTGCCCAGATGAAGTAACGCCTACAACTTTTTCAGTTTTAACTATTGTGTCACTATGGGAAGGAACACTAGATCCCTCATGAACACTTTTGCCACCCATTTTAATGGTAATTTTGGGCGAACGTGACTGCATTGCTTTACAAATCGGAAATTTCCCTGATTCAGATAACCGAAACTTCACATatcaatatataatgtaatagaGATTAAAATTCATGAAACATAATGTTTAAATCCATTAGCATtcataaaacataatttttaaatcAGCAATTCCTCCCTTCATGTCACTATAACCAACCTCTTCCCCTTTACAGGTAGCACAGAAAAGCAATATAGAGTAAAATATTACAACACAAGAACTATGCAAAGCTTTAAAAAATGGTTGAGAACACAACTGAACATATATCAGACGTCAGAATCAGATAATGATTTCATGCTAGCTTTGATGATAACTTTTTATGTCAAGAATTAACAATTGATGATAGATTCACCATCTTTCTGACAGTAGTTTACCATAGAAATTTACAGCAATCGTTCTAAAGATTTGTTCAAAGTGAATAAAACTGCATGTCAGTCAAGGCGTCAACAATGACAAATCCAAAGTGAAACTGTATGCAACATTTAATTCAATTCAATCCATACTGGATAGAATAGGTGCACTCTTTGCTACAGcattcataaaaaaatgtaagaCTTCAGAGCATATATAAGATGAAAGCTACTTGTTTCAGTAACATTCTCTTTCGTTAGACGTTAGTATCCCATATTTCAACAAAAACAATGAAAGATAACGAATAAAGGAAACTAAAAGATGAATCATTGAAATTAATGTAAGGGCAATGTGTATTTGTCATAACAAGAGAAAGTTATAAAGAGGGTTAAATACTTGAATGAAAATTAGGATGGCTAATTTTGGCATTTTAACCAAAATAAGTAATGAAACACATTGTTTTCTTGGGCTATATCACATGATAGATCGAATAACATAGAATATCATAACTTGTTCTTGTAGACCAACTGACTGACACTGAAAGATTCTTCACTAGTTTAGAATTTAGATCCTTTTAGGTCTAGGATAGAAATATTTGACATTTAAAGCCAATATACGGCAACTAACGGTTTGTAGCCCTAAAGAGGATACACAAGTATTTGACGCTCTCAAGCATAGCAAAGACTAATAAATGCACAAATATTTCAGCATCTTAAAAACAAATCATTCTTGCAGattgttattatcattaaaGAATGCGGCAAAAATATGCACGTGCACGAATTATTAAAACTCGACTAGAGCTTTAAAAAGAAACCAACACTACGCACAAGGCAGCATATTCAcaatcaaaaaaagaaaataaagattacctctttcaagCTGCTTAAATTGAAAGCATTAAACTTCTCCCAGTTGACGTCACTACTTGAGCCCCATGCTTACTTTCTAACTATGTATGGTTTAACAATATTAATGATTAGTGTCCAACGAACGTTAAGTAATCCCTAAACGTGACTACAAATTATAATGTATAGAGGCATGCATAATTACCTGTCAATCTGCTTGCGAACATGTAAAAATCATCACGTAGCCACTTAAAGTtgctgaaaaaaaaaagaaattccgAGCGTTAAAATCATCTCATATGCGTAAGCTTACATATTTAGGTATCTATCTGAATATCTcttatttaaaagaatataattgACAAAACAAATTCATAAAAGTGAGCCCGAAAAAGTATATTGAGTATAAATTCATGGACCATCGTATTGATCAGTAAAAAGGATAGAAGCTTAAAAACAGGTCAATTACAGAGTCCACTATGATgcggctaacaatattttgctaaataaacaaacaaatctATATATCCAAATCTTCTTTTACACTTGTGAAACACAGAAAATACTCTCATTCTCCGTCACGAATTTCAAACGTGAACATGAAGTCACAAAACTGAGAAAGTGAACCTTCAAAAATCAGTAAACTAAGTTCCGAAAAAAATGCTCACATGCATAAATTCACGTTAGATTTGCATCAAACCCCAAGAACAACCAGCAAAATGACTAAAACCCTAATGAAATCtaccaacaacaaaaaaaacccttaaacttCCGTATTAATTAGACAGCGTCCAAACGTGCTTGAATTAAGAAACAAGAAAACCAAAATTCACACAAACCGTCAACAATCATATTTAAAGATTCATGTTGAATTACTGTCATTGTTTCAAAAGCAACAAAACCCGCTTGCAGAATTAACAATTCTTACCTCGAAACATAATTAAACACACAGATAACCAAAAaaccaacacacacacacacacacacacacacaaaggtTGCTCCAATGATCAATGCCCTGTCCCTCAAAGattcaaacaactttcacatttTTCTGTATCAAAGTATACATCTTTAACAGACTGCCAAAAAATAACATTCATCAAGTTAATAATGGGTTGGATTacaattttaaacttttttataaataaatagttaaaataCCCAAATCCTCTACTTAATTATTATCATCTAGATCGATTTTTAAACTACTAACaccaataaatatataaaaatattacaaaaatcaCTAAACCCTAAAAGGAATAATGATAAAGTTTATAGCTTTACATAAATTTTCAACAAATAAATGCAAATTagatcaaaataacttatactaatttagaaaaaataaaataaaaagattacttaCTTAAGAGTTAAAACAGGAGATCTGAGGACAAATATTGATAATGAAGAATCAAATTTGTGAAAGATAGGgaatttatgttattatttgtGATGGGTGTTAAAGATTGTGGATTTTAAGggcatatataaatatatgtatgtacatgtATAATTATAACatttgatttgatgatgatctttgaattgaatgaagaaaCAAAGATATGAAATTTTGGGAATTGTGAATTGTATTGAGGAAATCTTTCAATTGGATATATCAGAAAAACACCAACTTGATAAAATACAATGTAGATTTTAAGAATAGTGTCAATCTTATTTTAGGTAATGTAATAATGTTACAATTTTAGTGTGATTATGTCTATTTATTACGAGGTTAAGTATTTTAAAACAAGATCAATGATAAAACAAGATCTTAACCTTAGATTATggtaaaattgatgcacgaaaagcaattgatgcacgatgattttcatgatgcacgatgattttcatgatgcacgaaaattttcagtaaagaaaaacttattattttatttgttttacgttaatacttgttttattttacttaaaacctatttattatatttatatatatttatatatatttatacatatatattcaagaacaaTTACTCGCGTAATGTGGCAGTGGTTGTGACGACGACGATGTGTTGGTGGGAGCGACCGTTGATGGTGTA
This genomic window contains:
- the LOC122599263 gene encoding methyl-CpG-binding domain-containing protein 2-like, which translates into the protein MQSRSPKITIKMGGKSVHEGSSVPSHSDTIVKTEKVVGVTSSGQSSEDEEKDTPLCNDSQKQMVLYDPSQNGSQPHKSLQNRVANKLKGPSRKPPEVGAFTVQCANCLKWRLIPDQEKYEVIREHITNQPFLCETTREWNRDVSCDDPTDIEQDGSRIWAIDKPDIAKPPPGWKRLLRLRNEGSSKFADVYYTSPTGAKLRSLPDIDRYLQKYPEQAQGIGLARFSFQVPKPLQENYVRKRPAQMAAPVTPEYLEPSPVEPIAWAGPDENLDLHIVQPLSWAGPEENRNGMPPYVRTTEPGSVNQAAKKTKSSNIEYF